The sequence CGGACCTCTTCAATTCCGGCCGCAGCCAGGGGAGCACAACCTTGCGGCAGGCGCACGAAGAAGGGCGCCGCCGGGCAGCGAAAGGGCGGATACTGGTCGTCGATGACTCGATCACCACGCGCACCATGGAAAAGAATATCCTGGAAGCGCACGGTTATCGCGTCACGGTCGCCTGCTCCGGGCCGGACGCTCTGCAACGCCTCACCGAAGGGGACTACGATCTTATCGTTTCGGATGTCGAGATGCCGGGGATGACCGGCTTTGAATTAACCGCAGCGGTGCGGCGCAACGATCGGACCAAGGGGACACCGGTGATTATCGTCTCATCCCTGGCGACAGACGAAGACAAACGTTTGGGGTTGAAAGCCGGAGCGCAGGCGTATATTGTCAAAGGAAATTTCGATCAGGGCTCCCTGCTTGAAACTGTTGAAACCTTGATTGGATAATCCTTTATTATGATTCGTGTTCTCCTTGCCGACGACTCCTTCCTGACTTTGAGTATCCTCAAAGATCTGCTTGCTCAAGACCCGCAAATCAGCGTGGTCGGTGAAGCTTATGACGGGCGACAGGCCGTAGAAAAAACCACCCAACTCCGACCGGACCTCCTCATCATGGACGTGATGATGCCGGTCATGGACGGACTGACCGCGGTCCAGGAGATCATGAAGGTCTCTGCCCTGCCGATTCTCATCCTTTCGTCCGACAGTGCGGCGGGCGAGCAAAGCAATGCCTTCAACGCTATTCGCCTCGGCGCCCTCGATGTCATGCGCAAACCCGAGGGACTCTCCGGCGCTGCCTGGGACACTTTTGCCAGCACTCTCCTCGCACAGATTCACACTCTCAGCCGGGTCCGGGTCATCCACCACTTCCGCTCGCCGCAAAGAAAAACCGTGACCGCCCCCTTGCCCCCGGTTTTAACCACCTGCCGCTCCATTATCGCCATCGGCGCCTCGACCGGCGGGCCGAAAGTGGTGATGAAGATTCTCAAGGAGCTCCCGGTGGACCGGGAAGCCAGCATCGTCATTGTCCAGCATATCGCCAGCGGCTTTGCCGCCGGTTTTGCCGAATGGCTGAATGCCGAGAGCGCCTATCATGTCCGCATTGCCAAAGAGGGGGACACGCTCGACCGCGGCGTCGCTCTGGTGGCACCGTGCGATCAACATATGGAGGTACACAAAGGCCGCATCGTCCTGACCAATGCACCGCAGGTCAATGGCTGCCGGCCGTCAATCGACAATCTTTTTTCCTCTTTGGCCAGAGAGAATCCAGCTTCGGTAGTTGCGGCACTATTGACCGGAATGGGAAAAGATGGTGCGGAAGGGTTATTGGCCCTCAAAAAGGGGGGGGCGTATACGATCGCTCAGGATGAAGCGACCTGCGCCGTTTACGGCATGCCCAAAATCGCGTTGGAACTGGGAGGGGTGCGGGAAGTCCAGCCCGCTGTCCAAATCGCCGCAGCGATCATACGACAGCTCTGCTAATTACGCTTGCGGCTGTCGAGGATAAAGGTGACCGGGCCATGGTTGACGAGATGGACGTCCATGTCGGCACGAAAGATGCCGGTGGCCACATTCAGGCGGCATTGGCGCAGCAGCTCGCAAAAAAAGAGATAGAGGCGATCCGCTTCTTCCGGCGACGCTGCAGCGGAAAAGCCGGGACGGCGTCCTTGGCGACAATCACCGAGCAGAGTAAATTGACTGACGACCAATATCTCCCCGCCTGTTTCCTGTACCGAAAGGTTCATCTTCCCCGACTCATCTTCAAAAATCCGTAGCCCGGCAATCTTCCCGGCCAGGTAACGGGCATCCTCCTCTGTATCTTCCTTCTCGACCCCGAGGAGAACCATCAGTCCCTGACGGATCTCGGCGACCGTACTTTCGGCCACCACCACCCGCGCCGAAGTGACTCGCTGCACCACTGACCGCATCGTTTAACCCTCTGCCGTCAAACGGCGGAGGATCGCAAGGTTCGCGACATCGCCGCTGATTTCGTCCTCCCCCTTCGGCGTTTCGAGAATCTTCGGGATATCGGCAAAACGGGGATCGGTCATGACTGCCCGGAAAGCCTCGAGACCGAGGGCACCGCTACCGATCCCTTCGTGCCGGTCAACGTGGCTGGCCAGCCCTTTACGACTGTCGTTGAGATGGAAAAGGTGTAGCTGTTCGCAGCCGAGAATCCGTTCAAAATCGCTCATCACCGCAGCGTAACCCTTGGCGTCGGCAATATCGTAGCCGGCGGCAAAAGCATGACAGGTGTCGAAGCAAATCCCAAAACGACCGGTCGGTGTCCGTTCGACAATCTCCGCCAACTCCTCAAAGCGACTGCCGAGATAGGTCCCCTGGCCGGCGGTATTTTCGAGAAGAACCGTCACCCCCTCCGGCGCCGATTGAAAAATTTCCGTAAAGGCGGCGCTGATCCGTTCAAGACCGACCTCGACGCCGGCGCCGAGATGGGCGCCGGGGTGCATAACCAGATAAGGGACACCAAGGGTGGCGCAGCGCTGCATTTCATCAGCGAATGCGGCCAGAGACTTGTCACGATTCTCACCCGGTGGGGCGGCCAGGTTAATCAGATAACTATCGTGGGCGATGACGGTCTGTATAGGGCTGCGGGCAAGGGCGGCCTTGAAGGCCTCTGCTTCTGCCGCCGTGATCGCCTTGCTCCGCCACTGACTGGCATTCTTGGTAAAGATCTGAATGGCCGTGCAGCCGAGGGCATTGCCGCGTTCGACAGCTTTATCAAAACCGCCGGCAATGGAGACATGAACGCCGAGTAGCATAGTTTACTCCTGAAGGAGCTGCAGGGCAGCACTGATTTCATGGATGGTGTCGATGCGCAGATCGACATAGGGAGGGAGTTCATCGCTGCCGCCGACCAGAATCGTTGCCATGCCCAGAGTCTTCGCCGGCGCCAGGTTCTTGGCGACATCCTCGATCATCACACAGGACTGTGGCGATGTCCCGAGTTGGGTGACGATCTCCTCATAGGGGGCAAAAAACGGTTTCGGCAGATAATTGGCAATGCGGATATCAAAAATTGCTTCAAATTCCTGACGAATTCCCAGCGCGGCGAGGACCCGTTCAGCGTGGGCGGAAGAGCCGTTGGTAAAGACCACTTTGCGCTGCGGCAGAGCGGCAAGGATAGTCGCCAGCCCGGGATCGGCCACCAGCCGGGAGGTGACATCGACATCGTGGACATAATGGAGGTACGCTTCAGGGTCAACGTCAAAATGACGGATCAACCCCTGCAAGGTGACACCATATTCCTGCCAGTAATAACGGCGCAGCGGATCGACATCATCGGCGGCGATGCCGACGACCTCCTCCATGAAACGATTGATGCGGCAGTCGATGAGGGAGAAGAGATCGTACTCCGGCGCGTAGAGAGTGTTGTCAAGATCGAAAAGGATGATCTGCGGTGCTGCCGGGACCAGGGTCATTGATTCACACAAAGCGCGGCACGAATCAGCGCAATCCGCGCGGTATATTCTTGCGGAGCCAGAAACTTTTCAATGTGCGCTTCACTCCAGATCGGTTTCGGCCAGAGGGGATCGTCACTAAAACGAGGAACGATGTGCCAATGCATGTGCGGCACCATATTGCCGAGAAGCTCGTAATTGATTTTAGTCGGGGAGAAGGCCCGATGCAAAGCAACGGCAACGCGGTTGACCTCCTCGATGATCCCCTGCCGGCTCTCGACATCAAGGTGGAAGAGTTCGGAGACATGCGCCTTGGTCAAGACGAAGCAGTAGCCGGCAAAGAACTGGTCACGGTTGAGGACGACATAACAGTAATCGAGTTCAACGATGCGAAGATCAACATCCTCCTGCCATTTCCGGCACATGAGGCAATTGTCCACCGGCCCATGGTAATACGCCGGCGCTTCGCTGCGGATGACATCATTGGCGCCACTCATTGCGGGTGGTACTCCCCGCTGAAGACTTCCACCGCCGGACCGGTCATATAAACCTCGCCAGCTTCACTCCACTCCATCTCCAGTTCGCCGCCGGAAAGAATGTTCTTGATAACGCGCCCGGTGCGGCCGGTAAGAACACCGGCAACGACGACCGCTGAAGCGCCTGTACCGCAAGCGAGGGTCTCCCCCGCTCCCCGCTCCCAGGTGCGCTGGCGGACTTCGCGGCGGGAGCGCACTTCGACAAACTCGACGTTGGTGCGCTTCGGGAAGAGGGGATGCTGTTCGATCAACGATCCGTACTTTTCGACCGGAAAATTTGCGACATCGTCGACAAAGATGACGCAGTGCGGATTCCCCATGGAGACACAGGTGATGGCAAAGGCCTGATCGAGAATGGTCAAGGGGACGTTGACCACCGGCGTAGCCGGATCGCCAGTGAGGGGGATTTCCCCCCGGGTCAGACGCGGCCGGCCCATGTTTACCCGCACCTTGTCGACCCGCCCCGCGGCGTTGGGATAAAGCTGCAAGGTCAGAACTCCGGCACCGGTCTCGACGCTGATGACCTCTTTCGACACCAGGCCATGATCATAAGCATACTTGGCAACACAGCGCACGCCGTTGCCACACATCTCCGCTTCACTGCCGTCACTGTTGAACATGCGCATCTTCACATCGGCCAGCGTCGACGGGAGGATGAGAATCAGCCCGTCCGACCCGATAGCGAAGTTGCGGTTACTAACCTCAATGGCCAGGGCCGCCGGATCGTTGATCGACTCCTGGAAACCATCGATATAGACATAATCGTTGCCGGCGCCGTGCATCTTGACGAATTTCATACTCTAAAATCCTTCCCGGTTTTGCTCGTTGAGCTGGTCGATTATACGGCAAGAAGGAATCTGTCACAAGAACAACCCGCGACAATTTCAGCGCCACGCTCTGGACAGTGACGTCTTGATGCTGTTAGGATACGAATCCTTTCAACCTTTCATGTCCCGCTACGGAGTACTCGTGATCAAAAAAATACTGCCGCGAAATGTCCTTCATTCCCTGCGCCGCCTGCGCCTGCGGGAACGGTTGACAGCACACCTTTCCGCCTTGAAACGACCGGCCCTGCGCCGCCGCCAGACACTGCACAGCTCCGCCCCCTTGAGCCGCATTCTGTCCCGCAAAGTCATCTGGGGCGCCCTCACGGTCATCGTCCTGATTGTTGCTATCCTTGCCGCCTTGCCGCTGGTAAAACCACCGCCGGTGGTGGTGGAATCCCCGACGATCACCATTCTGCCCCCATCCCGCGAACGGACCCTCACCGGTGTCGTCCGTTCCGGTGAAACCCTGTCAACGATCCTGGCGCCCTACCTCTCTTCCCAGGAGATTCACGGTTTGGCGGTCACCACCCTCACCGCCGGGCATGAGTGGAAGCTCACCCTCTTCGACGGCCAGTTGCAGCGCTTTGTCCACGACATTAACAGTGACTATCAACTGGTAGTCAGCCGTCCTCCTGCCGGCACAGCGATATCGGCGCGGGTGGAAATCCCTTACACCTATACGGAGCATACGGTCGGAGGCACCATCACTGACAGCCTCTTTGCGGCGATGACCGCCATCGGTGAAGAAGAAGGCCTCGCCATCATCCTTGCCGATATCTTTGCCAGCGACATCGATTTTATCCGCGATATTCGCCAAGGGGACACCTTCCGCGTCGTCGTCGAACGACGACTGCGTGACGGCCAACCGAACGGTTACGGCAAGATCCTCGCCGCCGAGTTCAGCAACGACGGTAAGACCTATCACGCCTTCCGCTTTCAGGACGGCAAGAAAAAACCGGCTTTCTACGACAGCAACGGCAAGAGTCTGCGCAAAGCGCTGCTGCGCGCCCCCCTCCCCTTCAGTCGGGTCAGTTCCGGCTTCACCATGCGCCGCTTCCACCCCATTGCCAAAACCTGGCGCGCCCATCCGGCCATCGATTATGCTGCACCGACCGGGACGCCGATCATGGCGGTCGGCGATGCTACCATTATCCAGATTGGCCGCAGTGCCGGCAACGGCAACTATATCAAGTTGCAGCATGCCGGCGGTCTGGCAACCATGTATCTGCACATGAGCCGCTTTGCCAAGGGGATGCGCCAGGGGAAACGGGTCAAGCAGGGGGAGGTTATCGGCTACGTCGGCAGCACCGGCCTTGCCACCGGACCGCACCTTTGCTATCGCATGACCCGCAACGGCGCCCCGGTTAATCCCGCCAAAATTCCGACAACCCCCGGGGAACCGATCAGCCGGGCAGCGATGGCATCGTTTCGTGCCCTGCAGCCCCCCCTCCTTGCCAAACTGGCGACGATCCCGACGAATATGACCAGCATTTCCGCGGAGCCGCCCCGGCCGGGGGGAGGATGACCGACAACCACCGCCTTCTTGAAATCGATCTCACAGCCGGGAGTGCCGTTGTCCTCCCCCTGTCGCCAGCGCAACAAATCGGGGCGCTTGGCGGTCGCGCCCTTGCGGTGTACCTCCTCGGCACCACCGCTGCCAGCGATAATGCCTTTGTCATTGCCCCCGGCGCCCTTTGCGGCAGCGGCGCTCCGGCTGCAAATCGCGGCTGTATGGTCTTTACCTCCCCCCTGACCGGAACGATCTCCAGCGTCAACGAGGGGGGCCCCCTCTTCCTTTCCCTGCAACGCGCCGGTTTTGCCGCAGTCGTCATTAAAGGAGAAAGTTCGACGCCGGTCCTGCTGTATATCGATGCGCAGGGTGGACGACTCGTCGAGGGTCGTTCCTGGTGGGGGAAAGACGCCGATGCCACGGCGCACGCCCTCGGGCGGGAGGGGAGTGGCGTACTGACCATCGGCCCCGCCGGAGAAAACGGTGTCCGCTTTGCCGGACTCCATGCCGGTGATGGCAATCTCTTTGGCCGCGGCGGCCCCGGTGCCGTTCTCGGGAGGAAGCGACTCAAAGCGATCATTGTCACCGGGGACGGTCCCTTTGAAGTGGCCGAACCGCAGGCGTTTACGACGGCCTGCGCCGATCTGCAACGCCTGTTGCGCGCCTCCCCCCTCCTTGCCGGTCCGGTCGGCTTCGTCCCTTTCGGCGAAGCGGCACTGATCGATCTGGCCGCACGCCGCGGCCTGCTCCCGACCCAAAATTTTTCCGCCACCTTCCCGACAGAAGCGACGGCCTTCAATGCCGCCGCCCTGACTGCCGCCGGTCCCAGCCGCGGCTTCGGCTGCGCAGGCTGCCCCATCGCCTGCAAGCGCCGGGATAAAACCGGAGCGGCCCTCCCTGACTTCTTCACCCTCGCCGCTTTCGGGGCACTCCTCCATCTCCCGGATCTCGCCGCCATCCGCACCGTGAACTCTGCGTGCAATCGTCTCGGCCTCGATCCCGTCTCCCTGGCGGGTGTACTCGCGGCCCGCAGCGAAATTCGCCAGAGTCCGCTGCAGGTCGACGAGCTTGAAGGGTTGCTGCGAGCCATCGCCAGCCGCGACGGCGAAGGGGAGCTCCTGGCTGACGGTGCCGCCCGCTATGCAGCGCAATCTGACCGCCCCGAAGTGGCAATGACGGTCCGCAACCTCGAACTCGCCCCCCTTGACCCGCGAGGTTTGTGCGGACTCGCTCTTTCTCATGCGGTCGATGTCTCCGGACAGGGGGAGAATGCTCTGACGCTCATTGCCGAACTGCTACGCAAGCCGGTGCCGGTCGACCCTCTTTCCTGGGGCGGCAAGGCGCGCCTCGTCCACACTAATGCCCAAACGGTGGCCGCCTTCGACAGCCTCGGCCTCTGCCGCCACCTCCTTTACGCCGCCGGCCTTGAAGAAGCCGCCGCGCTTTATGCCGCCTGCAGTGGCCAGCGCTGTAGCGCTGCCGACCTCGGGGCACTAGGGGCACAAACCCTCGCAAAGGAAGCATCCCGGCCGCCCCGTACCCCCTTCCCTGTCGGCATGGCGGCCCTGCCGGTGCGCCTCTTTACTCCTGTCCAGAGAGAAGGCCATCCCTCCCCTCCTCCACCGCTCGATCATGGAGAGGGGGAAGTCGAGTTACAGCGCTATCTGCGCTTGCAGAGCCCGGCGAGCCCTTTACTGCTTACGCCCCGCAATAATGACAGTGCAGCCCTTCTTCCTTCCCTGCACCATTACGCCGCCAAACTCGTCGCCGAAGGGATCGGACGCCGCGACCGCATCGCCCTCTTCGCGCAGGACGATTCTCCCTGCGCCGTCGGTGCCACCGATCTGGTCGACAAGGGGCGGTCCATCCTTCAGCACAGCAACGCCAGCGCCCTCTGCCTGCTCGAACCACCCTGGCCCTTTGCCGATTTCCTGCTGCGTCGAACCCCGCAGGCAACGGCCATCGTGCCGCGCGACAGCGAAACCCGCACCTTCCTCCATGAAATCCCCCTTTTGCGCGGCCCCTTCGATCCGGCCACCGTCACCGCCGCCCTCGGGAGTCGCAAAGGGGTGATTCTCGACGGCGGCATTATTTGCGCGGCCGGGGCCCTGACCATTGAGCAGGCTTATGTCAATGCCTCCTCCCTTTGGCATGCGCTCTTCATCAAATATCTCCTCGACGTACTGACGAACGGCTTTCTCCTCCCGGAAGAAGCCGGAGTCTTCGCCGCCTTTCGCGCTGCCAGCTGCACCGAACCGCACGCCGACGGCCTCGTCTTTCACCCCGGCCCTCTGCTTGATGCGACAACCATCGAAGAAGAGATGATCCGCGTCGGCCGCTACACCGTCGAACGCCACCTCGTCGACTCCTTCTTCGGCAACATCTCCTGCCGCCTTGGTAACGACGTCTTTATTTCGGCGACCGCTTCCAGCCTCGATGCCCTGCGCGGCGCTATCGACCCGGTCCCCTTCGACAACAGCACCACTCTTGGACTGGTGGCGTCGAGTGAACTCGCCGCGCATCAGGGGATTTACACTGCCACCGCCGCTAAGACGATATTGCATGGCCACCCCCGCTTTGCCGTTGCCCTGAGCATGCTCTGCGCCGGGGAGAAGGATTGCCCGATCAGCGATTGCTGGCGCGATTGTCCGCAGGTCCGCTGGCTCAACGGTGTGCCGATCGTCGCTGGCGAAATCGGCGCCGGCGGCCTGGCACGGCGGGTGCCGCCGGTCATCAACGCCAGTGGCCAGGCGATAGTCTACGGCCATGGCGTCTTCACCATCGGCCGCAGCAACTTTGCCGAAGCGTTCAACGCTTTGGTCAGTATTGAGCACTGGTGCCGGCAGGAATATTTCCGCCGCTTTGATTGTGGTGATATTTTCGGATAAACTGCAGTACTAACAGATCATCAGCAGAATGGAGAGCGACAAGATGGCGACACGTTTGGGCGACCTGCTACTGCAGAAAGGCTTGGTGAACACGGCGCAGCTCGATGAAGCCCTGAAATATCAGGTGATCTTCGGGGGCAAACTCGGCACCAACCTCATTGAAATGGGGATCTTGGAAGAAGACGAGATCGCTCGGGTCTTAAGTCAGCAATTCCACGTGCCGACGCCTACTGTCGAAGAGGTGATGAACGTCGAGCCACAAGTCCTCGCCCTCCTCCCCCGCGAACTGGTCGAACAGCACAGCGTCATTCCGCTCAAACTGGAAGGGCGGCGCCTGACCCTGCTCATGCCCGATCCGTCCAACTTTAATCTTATCGACGACCTTGCCTTCCGGACCGGACTGATCATCAAGCCGGTCGTTGCCGCCGAGGTCCGCCTTATTATTGCCCTTGAAAAGCATTACAACATCGGCCGCGACCGGCGCTACATACACGTCACCAAAAAGCTGGCAACAAAGCGTCCGGCCCCCCCCGCCGTCCCAGTAGAGGCAGTAACACCGCCGACCTTGACGCCGGCGGTCACTGCTGCTCCGCAAGTGATATCGCCAAAAGATGATGATCTCGACCTCGCGCTGCCGGATGTCGACTCCAGTGAAGACCTTGTTGAGATAGCACCCCTCGAAGAGATTCTCGACAGCGAAACGCTGTCTCTTTATCTTGCCGATGCCCGCGATCGCGACGATGTGCTCGACAGCATCGCATCTTATCTTTCCCATGAATATGCCCGGGTCGCCCTCTTCCTGGTGCGCGGCAATGCCGCGCACGGCTGGAAAGCGAGTGTCGACGGGCAGGACCTCCCCGAATTCAAGCTGGCACAATTCCCCCTCGATGAACCCTCCATCCTCAAGACCGTCACCGAGACCAGCTCCTTTCTCCTCGGTCCGATCCCCCGTACCCCCTTCAACTCGATGTTCCTCCAGGAGATTGGCGGCCGCGTTCCGCAAACCGCCCTTCTCGTCCCCCTGCTGATGATGGGGCGGGTGGTCGGCATTATCTATGTTGACGGCAAGGGGGAGGAGTTGGCAGAGAAACTCTTCGAACTGCAGAAGATCACCCTCAAGGCGGCCATGGCCTTTGAAATCCTGGTGTTGAAGAACAAGATCGTTAGTATGTAGGGAGATTGACGGAGCATCAAGAATGAGGCGGCCATTTCCGGCCGCCTCGGATCAAGCGAATCTCTAAAAACGTCTATCTATTTCAGGATTTTACTAAGAATCCCCTTGACTGAGTCGCCCCCCTTTGACTGAACGAAGGAGAGCACGACAGGGATGAACTTGCTGATCATGCCGGAGTCCATGTTGAGACCCTTAAATCCAGCGGCAATCGCGGCGAGATTGCCGAGATGACTGCCGCCGGCTAACGATGAAGCCAAACCGCTTAAGGCTCCGGCGATGCCGCCCGGCTTCGGTGCCGCAGCAATAAGACCCTCAATTCCGGGGACAGCGCCAGCGACCTGACTGAACTCTCCTGCATCCAGTTTTTCCTTGGCTAATGTGAAGATCAATCCCGCCCCTCCCTTGGCTTGGTCTTCTGAAACTCCGAGTTGCTGTGTCAACATCTGAAGTAGTTCCATTTGGTTTCCTCCTCGTCTTTGTGCTGCGCCCGGTTAAGACCAAAATCTAACCCGTGACATCTTCGACCTTCGCGTCAGGAGCATTCTTTTTTACCGACTCAATGCCATTTTCCAGAGCAGCTTTTGACGAGTAGTTCTCGCTTCGCCCGATTTCCTGGCCATTTGTCGCCTTCAAGATAAAAAAAGGTTCACCCTTGACGTTCGTCTTGGTCTCAAAAGCACCTTCCCTGAGCACATTTTTCCGGACCGAATCGATGCCGTTCTCGGCGCTCGCTTTCTGCATGTAAATTTCACTTGTCAAGATGATCAATCCGTTCGCCGCCTTGAGGTTAAACAGAAAGTGCCCGTCTTTTGACTTCTTTAACTCGAATTTTCCGGACATGGCAGAACCCCTTTCGATGGAAAAAATAAAAGTCGATAAAAATAAGATAGGTCAAAATTCTCATAAGTCAATCGGTCGCGACACCGAAGACGACAGCAACACCTCTCATTGTCCGTACAATGTGCAAGTTTAAAGCTACTTCTGGCTGGCGTACAACGCCTGGTCGATATCGGCGATGATGTCGCCGGCATCCTCGATGCCGACCGAGAGGCGGATGAGGTCAGGGGTGATGCCGCTCGATTTGAGCTGTTCTTCCGAGAGCTGACGATGCGTGGTACTGGCCGGGTGGAGGACGCAGCTGCGGGCGTCGCCGACGTGAACGACGAGCGCGATCAGGCGTGTCGCTTCCATGAATTTGCGGCCAGCTTCCGCCCCGCCCTTGATGCCGAAGGTGAGGACGCCGCTGCACCCCTTGGGGAGGTACTTGAGCGCCCTGTCGTGGGTGGGATGACTGGCAAGGCCGGGATAACGGGTCCAGCTCACCAGCGGATGATTTTCCAGAAATGTGGCGACGGCCAGAGCGTTATCGCTGTGACGCTGCATGCGCAGATGCAGGGTTTCGAGTCCAAGATTAAAGAGAAAAGCATTGAGGGGTGCAGGCGTCGCCCCGATATCGCGCATCAGCTGAACGCGGGCCTTGATGATGTAGGCCATCGGCCCGAAGGTCTTGACATACTCGATGCCGTGGTAACTTTCGTCCGGAACGATCATCTCCGGAAAGCGGCCGCATCCCCAGTCGAAGGTACCGCCATCGACAATGACACCACCGACGCTGGTGGCGTGACCGTCGATATACTTGGTGGCAGAGTGGATGACGATGTGGGCGCCATGCTCGAAGGGACGGCAAAGGAAGGGGGTGCCGAAAGTGTTGTCGATAATCAGCGGCGCCTGCATCTCGTTGGCGACGCTGGCGAACTTGGCAAAATCGAGGACGTTGAGGACCGGGTTGCCGATGGTCTCGGCGAAGAGGCAACGCGTCGTCGGGCGGAAGGCCTTTTTGATCTCATCCGCTGAAGCCTCAGGATCGACAAAGGTGACCTCGATCCCCATCTTCGGCAGGGTGACGGCAAAGAGGTTGTAGGTGCCACCATAAAGGGTACTCGCCGCCACCACGTGCTGACCGGATTGGCAGATATTGAGAATTGCCAGCGTGGTTGCCGCCTGGCCGGAGGAGGTGGCCATGGCGCCGACACCCCCTTCCATCTGGGCAATCTTGCGTTCGAAGGCATCGCTGGTCGGGTTGGCGAGACGAGTATAGAAGAAACCGGCCTCTTCGAGATCAAAGAGCTTGGTGACATGCTCGGCGCTGTCATATTTGAATGTGGTGCTCTGAATGATCGGCAGGATGCGCGGCTCCCCCGATTTCGGCTCGTAGCCGCCCTGCACGGCAATGGTGTCAATTTTCCAGTTCGGATTCATGTGTTCTCTCCTTTTGTTATATGGGAAGGTCAATCGATGTTCTTGACAGTTTCGCCCAGGTTCTTTCAGAAACAGCGGGGGCATATTAAAACCAATCCGGCTTCCTGTCTACTGCTTAGCAGAGCCCCCATTAGAAACCGTAACTGATGAAGAGACCCCCCATCACTTGATTTTCCGCCCCGCGCACCCGGATCAGCGGCGAATCGGCCACCGGCGGTGCGAGACGATCGAATCCGATCAGCAGCGACGCGGAAAGAGACCCGGTGAGCGGCAAGCGTGCAAAGCCGTTGAGACCGTAGGCGATCAGCCCGGCATCGGCGGAGTAAGTCTCCAGGCCACTGCGCATTGACTGCTCGGGAGTAATGCCCCAATAAGCATTGAGATAGCGTTGATCGCCGAACTTGATGTGCGGGCCGAAAGCATAGATCAGCGGCGGGCCGTTATAAGTCAGGGCCCCGCCATAGCTGACCTTCAACTCGCCGACCACCCCCTGATGACCGGTGATCCCCTGCTGCAGGTGC is a genomic window of Deltaproteobacteria bacterium HGW-Deltaproteobacteria-4 containing:
- a CDS encoding O-acetylhomoserine aminocarboxypropyltransferase (catalyzes the formation of L-methionine and acetate from O-acetyl-L-homoserine and methanethiol) — its product is MNPNWKIDTIAVQGGYEPKSGEPRILPIIQSTTFKYDSAEHVTKLFDLEEAGFFYTRLANPTSDAFERKIAQMEGGVGAMATSSGQAATTLAILNICQSGQHVVAASTLYGGTYNLFAVTLPKMGIEVTFVDPEASADEIKKAFRPTTRCLFAETIGNPVLNVLDFAKFASVANEMQAPLIIDNTFGTPFLCRPFEHGAHIVIHSATKYIDGHATSVGGVIVDGGTFDWGCGRFPEMIVPDESYHGIEYVKTFGPMAYIIKARVQLMRDIGATPAPLNAFLFNLGLETLHLRMQRHSDNALAVATFLENHPLVSWTRYPGLASHPTHDRALKYLPKGCSGVLTFGIKGGAEAGRKFMEATRLIALVVHVGDARSCVLHPASTTHRQLSEEQLKSSGITPDLIRLSVGIEDAGDIIADIDQALYASQK